The DNA region ATTTTGAGTTTTTTTGCTACGTCTGCCGTTATTTTTTCATCCTCAAAAATCCCTTTTTCGGCTAGTTCATTAGCGCTTTTTATTGACTGTGCCCATACCTGAATCGCTTTATCAGTCAGCTTAATATCAGACGCTTTCACATCCCACTTAATACCATCACATGGTGAACCTGCAGGCCCGCAGCCATCAGCGTAATAGTCTGCCTGAGCCAATAGAGCGCCAGCGCCTAGTAGTGATTTAGCCGGGATTAATGAAACGCTAACTACGGTGGTTTTGTCTTTTTCTGTCTTATCATTAACTGCCTGCTTTAACACTTCCGCGCGGCTGATTTTATCCTGTGCGGCTGGCGCAATGATGGTCATGCTTGCCCTGATGCGCTGATTTCCTATTGATGTGTTTGTATCTTGGATAATTTCATAAGCAGGTGCTGAGGCTGCTGCGATATTGGCAAAAACCAATATTGATGAACTTATTAAGTATAGGGCTGCTGTGAGTTGTAGCTTAGAGAATAGAGCCATTTGAGATCCTACTTATAATTCGGGGTTACATTACATACTACATTTGGATCGATAGAGTTTCATTGGCTTTGATGCAAAAACCGATCGCCATTTCATCGCCACTTTAAGTTAGGCATAAAAAAGCCCACTTAACAAAGCGGACTTAATTATCTGTATTTACTACTAAAATTTGGTGGCCCCTGCTGGACTTGAACCAGCGACCAAGCGATTATGAGTCGCCTGCTCTAACCACTGAGCTAAGGGGCCAAGTGGCGGCGATTATACGGTAAACCTTATTGTTTAGTCCATAGTTACGTAGTGTGAACGTTGGTTTTATGCACAGTTGTAGATCGTGATGCTTGCTGGTAGCGTATACCTGATAATGATTTGATCTCAGGCGAAACAACGATGCTTAAAGATATTTTACAGCCCGGTCTACAGGTGGTTTTTTGCGGCATCAATCCGGGGCTAAAAGCCTCAGCCAGCGGCTTTCATTTTGCTAATCGAACTAATCGATTCTGGCGAGTGTTATATCAGGCGGGTTTTACCAAAACGTTGTTAACGCCGGAAGAGGATCGCAAGATTTTAGTAAGCCACTGCGGATTAACTGCTCTGGTAGCGCGGCCAACAGTACAGGCAGCGGAGCTTTCCAGTCAGGAGTTGAAACAAGGGGCGACGTTACTGATTGAGAAGCTCGAACGCTATCAGCCTCGTGCCGTAGCGATATTGGGTAAACAGGCCTACCATCAGGCATTCGGTATACGCAATGCCCCATGGGGTAGGCAAGATATGACCATAGGTCAAACGCAAGTCTGGATATTACCTAATCCCAGTGGTTTGAACCGCGCAACGCTGGAACAATTAACCGAAAGCTATCGTGAGCTGGCGATAGCATTAGAGATTGTGTAGGGCATTTTTGAAGTTATGCTGTTGGTTCAATTCTTAAATTAGCCACCAGCAGCTAAACGCTCCCGAACCTCCATCAACGCAAATCCCAACAAATTCTGTCCATCCCATAATAAAGGGTTTGCTGCTCGAGGGTCATCCTGTGCCAGACCAATACCCCAGATCTTGTCCACCGGGCTGGCTTCAACCAGAACTCGCTGTTTGGTATTGAACAGAAATTCCTTCAGATTTGGGTGCTGGCTGAACTTATGCTGATTGCCTTCACAAACCAGCTCAAAGCAGCGTGATTGCCATAGCTGTTGATCGAAGCCCTTTACCTGTCTGCCCAGACTTTTAGCCTGTGCGGGCGTTCTGGCGCTTAAAATCTGTGGAATAATCTGTTCATCACCAAATAACTGAGCTTTACTCGCCATCATCCAATGTTCTGCAGTTGCATAAGTGACTCCGTCAACCACAAAAGGGGAGAGCCACCACTGGCTAAAGCAGGAAGCCGTAATAACGCCATTGGCTGAGGGTTGATGCCCCCAAAAATAGAGATACTTAAACTGAGTGCCTGACTTCACTGCACTCTGTAATGCCTGAAGTGAATAATTTCCCTGTTGCATATAACCTTCCCTTAAAATAAAGACTAAGCCTGAAAACAAGAAAACCCCAGAGGGCTGGGGTTTTCTTGTTTACTATTCATCAACGCAAAGATTAATCATCCAGGAAGCTGCGCAGTACTTCTGAGCGGCTTGGGTGACGTAACTTACGTAATGCTTTCGCTTCGATCTGACGAATACGCTCACGGGTAACATCGAACTGTTTACCCACTTCTTCTAACGTATGGTCAGTATTCATATCGATACCAAAACGCATGCGCAGCACTTTCGCTTCACGAGCGGTCAGACCGGCAAGTACGTCGTGGGTTGCTGAACGCAGGCTTTCAGACGTTGCAGAGTCCAGTGGCAGCTCGAGGGTGGTATCCTCGATAAAATCACCTAAATGCGAATCTTCATCGTCGCCGATTGGCGTTTCCATAGAGATTGGCTCTTTGGCGATCTTCAGCACTTTACGGATCTTGTCTTCTGGCATCAGCATGCGCTCTGCCAGTTCTTCCGGCAGTGGCTCACGCCCCATTTCTTGCAGCATCTGGCGAGAGATACGGTTAAGCTTGTTAATCGTTTCAATCATATGCACTGGAATACGGATAGTGCGCGCCTGATCGGCAATTGAACGAGTGATCGCCTGACGGATCCACCAGGTGGCGTAAGTTGAGAACTTATAACCACGACGATATTCAAACTTATCTACCGCTTTCATCAGACCGATGTTACCTTCCTGAATCAGATCCAGGAACTGTAAGCCACGGTTGGTATACTTTTTAGCGATAGAGATAACCAGACGTAAGTTTGCTTCAACCATCTCTTTCTTCGCACGGCGAGCTTTGGCTTCACCGATAGACATGCGACGGTTGATATCTTTAACCTGCTCGATGGTTAAGCCGGTTTCATCTTCAATTAACTGTAACTTCTGGATGCAGCGCTCGACTTCTTCGCTAACATCTTTCAGTTTTTCAGACCATGGTTTACCCATCGCCAGAGCGCTGTTAAACCAGTCCATTGACGTTTCATTGCTGGCGAACAGAGTGACGAAGTTTTTCTTCGGCATTTTACTCTGTTCAACACACAGTTTAAGGATCAAACGTTCCTGAGTACGGACGCGATCCATCATCTGGCGCATGTTGTTGACCAGATAATCAAACTGTTT from Limnobaculum xujianqingii includes:
- the mug gene encoding G/U mismatch-specific DNA glycosylase gives rise to the protein MLKDILQPGLQVVFCGINPGLKASASGFHFANRTNRFWRVLYQAGFTKTLLTPEEDRKILVSHCGLTALVARPTVQAAELSSQELKQGATLLIEKLERYQPRAVAILGKQAYHQAFGIRNAPWGRQDMTIGQTQVWILPNPSGLNRATLEQLTESYRELAIALEIV
- a CDS encoding DUF4875 domain-containing protein, which produces MALFSKLQLTAALYLISSSILVFANIAAASAPAYEIIQDTNTSIGNQRIRASMTIIAPAAQDKISRAEVLKQAVNDKTEKDKTTVVSVSLIPAKSLLGAGALLAQADYYADGCGPAGSPCDGIKWDVKASDIKLTDKAIQVWAQSIKSANELAEKGIFEDEKITADVAKKLKIKPSEVDVPYIELEPVK
- a CDS encoding NADAR family protein — its product is MQQGNYSLQALQSAVKSGTQFKYLYFWGHQPSANGVITASCFSQWWLSPFVVDGVTYATAEHWMMASKAQLFGDEQIIPQILSARTPAQAKSLGRQVKGFDQQLWQSRCFELVCEGNQHKFSQHPNLKEFLFNTKQRVLVEASPVDKIWGIGLAQDDPRAANPLLWDGQNLLGFALMEVRERLAAGG
- the rpoD gene encoding RNA polymerase sigma factor RpoD, whose translation is MEQNPQSQLKLLVTLGKEQGYLTYAQVNDHLPEDIIDSDQIEDIIQMINDMGIQVMEIAPDADDLMLAENTADTDEDAAEAAAQVLSSVESEIGRTTDPVRMYMREMGTVELLTREGEIDIAKRIEEGINQVQCSVAEYPEAITYLLEQYDRVETGETRLSDIITAFIDPNADDTIGPAATHVGSELSSEEQDDDDDDDEDSDDSDSDEDIGIDPELAREKFNDLRLQYEATRKAIKEFGRSNAQAIEEIVKLSEVFKQFRLVPKQFDYLVNNMRQMMDRVRTQERLILKLCVEQSKMPKKNFVTLFASNETSMDWFNSALAMGKPWSEKLKDVSEEVERCIQKLQLIEDETGLTIEQVKDINRRMSIGEAKARRAKKEMVEANLRLVISIAKKYTNRGLQFLDLIQEGNIGLMKAVDKFEYRRGYKFSTYATWWIRQAITRSIADQARTIRIPVHMIETINKLNRISRQMLQEMGREPLPEELAERMLMPEDKIRKVLKIAKEPISMETPIGDDEDSHLGDFIEDTTLELPLDSATSESLRSATHDVLAGLTAREAKVLRMRFGIDMNTDHTLEEVGKQFDVTRERIRQIEAKALRKLRHPSRSEVLRSFLDD